The Halichondria panicea chromosome 10, odHalPani1.1, whole genome shotgun sequence region TTTGACTTTAGCGGTGTGATGACGGCTTTTTCAATGTGTGGgcgcctcgatcccaggcagagttttcgcttttataacggttaggcaaacaactagttgttagcgaaaactcggcctgggatcgaggctaatactgcacatgctcagttcAACTTCTCACAGAGACTACCAAAAATGTGTTCAGAAAAGCAAAGCATTACAGAAAAAATAGTATCAATAAAAAACTTTATGATCAAAATCAGTTTTGGTCAGTTCAACTCGTATTCTCTACAATGAATCTACAAATGTCTGTAGCAGTGTCTCCTCTTCTCAGTCCTATGGCAATTTCCACCAAGGCCCTGAAGGTAGCCCTGGAAGGATTCACTCTTCGCCACGCTCTCAATGCATGAGCCACTCCAGCTTGATTGCCATAACGACGTGTGACATCAGTTACTTCACTGAGGTCGGCTGGGGTGAGGTTGAGTCGATTCAGCAGGTTAGGAGTTGTGACTGAATGCGAAGAAAAAAGCTAAGATAATGATAGTCTATATCAAGCACTAAAAATGACCCACATGCAGCCAggctaataaaaaaaaaatacgCAAATACTGAAAATAGTTACCTGTGATGCTATCAGCCAAATTGATGAGCTTCACTGAGGGCTTTTTGAGAGCGCCTGACAGAAGACTCCATGTTACATCTTGCGTACTCAGGAGCTCAGCCAACATTTCACGCAAGCACGACACATTATCGCCACGATGCTTGCTATCGATGTTGGTGAGAATGAAATGACTGAGACCTAGAGCCAATCCCAGATTGAACCAGTGAGGGCTGGCACTtgcatgtgcagtgtgtaGTTTCTCGTAAACATGTTGCAGATCGTCAATTGTCAAAGCCTGTACAAAAACAGCAATCAACAGGGTTTCATTTGGTGAGGGTTGCATGTCCCCTCGGAAATACCGTGAGGTTTTGGTGAACAATAATTGTAAATAACTTCTTGAGAAAACTCAATGGGAATACAAATgagcaacaataattattcttaatAGGGCAGTATAGTAATGGATTCCTGGGGGCAAGCCACGACCCCAGAGGAGGATGGTCAGGGTCAAAGGTCTTCTGTTTTACAGAGGACTTTAATTGCATTTTGAACATCTATATACTCTTTCAGTAGAAAATTAATGAAGAATGGAGGTACAAAAGAAAGATTAGACGATGGAAATGCAATTTGTAAGCAGATTCTATCCTCTTCTGCCACGAACCAtctagatgcatgtacactgtatgtcaCCTTCACCAAATATTTTACATACACCATTTGCTCAATCCCCTTACCACGATgatatatgtatgtacagtataataattatgatttagaGTACCTTGTGCATGCTCAGCAGCAGGTGGGGACATTTCTCTGACAATAGAATGATTTCACTCTCAGGGATTTCTTGATCGAGCTGTTGATGAGTCACTCCAGTCTTCCtgcacacatcttccattacagAGGATGATTGAAATTTACCTGAAGAAAAAACATGAAATTCAATATCAGAAAATATCTAAAATGAAAATATACGACACTCTAATAAGTTCTAATACTTGCCATGCATGTGCTTACCAGATTGTTGCTGCTGGTTACTCAGTGTCTTTTTTGTACACATATCACTCGCAACAGAGGATGATACATCTAATTGAGGGGAAAACAAAATATAAATTTGAATATTAAAAATCACTGTACTCACCAGAACCTTCGCTATCGTCCAGCCAGATTCTATCTTCATCACTGAGCTCTCCCCACACACGTGTCTGAAGGGAGCACTTCCAAAACTTACAGCCATTTCGTTCGCTCACATCAGCAAGGTGCAATTTGCGGATGCTTCCAGTGCTTTTCTTGCTGCACGGGCAAAAGATGGCTGTCTTGGGTGTGTCGTTGTTGTAATGCAACATTTCACACGACGATTTAATGCTGATCAAAATTTCGTTTCGAATTGTAGGGCATACTTGTTTGCGAAGAGCAAAAAGCACATCGATATACACTTCAAGATACGAGAAGGAGTCGATCAGAGCCACGGTGCACGGGAGATTGGGGATTTCAAGCTGGATACAATTTTTAGCTAAAATGCTTGCTTCTCCTGAAGGAAGCAACACTTTCCAGCCCAGCCTCTTGATCACGTCCACAACTAGACAGCAAAATACCCCAGAGCGAATACACCCACTACTAAAGTAGATAGCGAAGGGTGATATTGTGAAGGAGGAACGAATCTTGTCTAGCTCAGCAGGTGGGATCGATGTGAGTAGAGATGGCATGAAGAACTCGGCTTGGTGGGTAGTGGCTTCCACTAGTGAAATGGGAGCAATCACAAGAAGATCTTTCATGATCAACAGCATATCTTCTGGAGAAAAGATGCCTTCAACGTAATGCTTCTTAAAGAATCGTAGAAACTTCAAGATCTTTGAGCAAATAACCAAATCGAGTGGCTAATTGGAGACATTCTTCAATGCCTAGAATACCTCGCTCGAGACTGGCAGATAAACTCTGGAGAAGTGAATCCAAGAATGACCACCAGATGGGCATTTTGACTTGTAGCGGAATAGAGTCCTCAATAGCAATTCTAATCCTATTGGCAGTGGCCAGTGAATCTTCTTCTCGGCTGATTGTGTTGAGACCAAAAATCAGATTGTTTAATCCAAGATTTTCGTACACCAATAGCTTCTTGATATCGGGTGGAAGCATGTCGAGAATCTCTTGATTCCTCTTGATAAGTGTATCCGAGCTCTTCAGCTGATCAAAGAATGTGCCCACAAAGATCATCTTCGGCTTCTTGTCTTGTGAGGTATGGGACTCAATGGATCGAATGAGACTCTGAAGTGTCTCCCCGAGGGTCATGTGAGATGCATGAGGACTACCAACAAGCTGCCCATCCTTGTAGTACTCGTCAGAAGGGAAACTGGAGAGTTCGTCAATCAAACGCAGAACTATCAACGCCACTGAAATGTGCTTGATGAAGAGAGGGCTGATGTCGTGGAATTGCGGCTGGCCGCCACAGTCGGTAACATACACCCAGTTGGAATCAAACAGTTCTCCTTCTTGCTGGTCACTGCTCGACAGTTGGTTAGTTCCCTGTGTGGGTGGCTTCAGCTCTTCTGccacaccactcactacaCTCACTATCACATCATCAATGGCTTTCTTCAACATTCTTGCAGATCCAGAAAGTGTATCGGAATCGTTCCTCAATGGGCTCGAAATGGAATCAGAAATTTGCTCATCGGAACCAGAAAATAGCTCGGTTGTGGTCATCTTCTTTAAGCTCTCGGCAACCCTTGATGCTGTGGATGGAT contains the following coding sequences:
- the LOC135342903 gene encoding uncharacterized protein LOC135342903, which produces MLLIMKDLLVIAPISLVEATTHQAEFFMPSLLTSIPPAELDKIRSSFTISPFAIYFSSGCIRSGVFCCLVVDVIKRLGWKVLLPSGEASILAKNCIQLEIPNLPCTVALIDSFSYLEVYIDVLFALRKQVCPTIRNEILISIKSSCEMLHYNNDTPKTAIFCPCSKKSTGSIRKLHLADVSERNGCKFWKCSLQTRVWGELSDEDRIWLDDSEGSDVSSSVASDMCTKKTLSNQQQQSGKFQSSSVMEDVCRKTGVTHQQLDQEIPESEIILLSEKCPHLLLSMHKALTIDDLQHVYEKLHTAHASASPHWFNLGLALGLSHFILTNIDSKHRGDNVSCLREMLAELLSTQDVTWSLLSGALKKPSVKLINLADSITVTTPNLLNRLNLTPADLSEVTDVTRRYGNQAGVAHALRAWRRVNPSRATFRALVEIAIGLRRGDTATDICRFIVENTS